ACCCCCGAACCAAAAGGAGCACCATGAATCGCATCATTTCGGCTGTTGTCACGGCGTCAGCGCTGATTTTCGGAGTTTTTCTGCCCAGAGGCGAGGCGGTCGCGCAAACGGCCAAGGATCTTGTGGGGACGTGGACGCTCGTTTCCATCACGCGAGAGCAGGACGGCAAGAAGACCGATTTTTTTGGTCCCAATCCGCAAGGCCAGGCAATTTTCGAGCCAAATGGCCGCTTTTCCATAATGTTTATTCGTTCCGATGTTCCTAAATTCGCGTCCAACAATCGCGAGGCAGGAACTCCAGAAGAAAACAAGGCAGCCACGCAGGGGAGCCTTGCCTACTTCGGCACGTACTCGGTAAGCGAGGCAGATCATACACTCAACTCTCACCTTGAGGGCAGTACGTTCCCAAACTGGAGGGGAGCCGATCAGAAACGAGTTCTCAAAATTTCCGGGGACGAACTCACCTTGATCAATCCTAGATCATCCGCGACTGGAAGCGCTACCTCGGTCTGGAAGCGCGCCAAATAGGCGAAGTATCTAGTGGGTCAGTTGTCGAAGTTGTTGGCATTGATTGGTCCGCGGATTGCGCGACGGCGGTGAAACTGGCGCCCGCGCTGAGGGCCAAGCGCGCGCGAGCCCGGGCAACGTGGGCTGCGGGTTCCCCGGGCCCGCGCTAAGAAGCCCGTTAATTCTGCCTGGTCTTAGTTCGGTTACGGCGCGCGATGGTTGCTTGTGGGCCCGGCTTATGCCCGAGGCCCGTGAGCTTCCCGCTTATACCATTTCGACGGCCATGGAGGTAGGATCTTGTTTCCCAGGTGCCCGGCCCGCGTTACATCTAACAGACCGTATAAACGGCCCAGGCCCAAAGGGCTCGCCCCTCTAGGGCTCGATCGTGATTTGACGGTTACCCAGGGCAAACCCTGGGCTAAGTTCCTTTGGCCCTTCAGGCCATCAAACCGTCTGCGGGCCCGTTGGGCCTAAGACCGAGTCAACCAGCTACGGAGCATCCTGCGGTGCCGACGCCCTCTCCAGCCGGCATTCTACCGAGACAACTCTCTGAATGGTATTAATGGCCACAACTTTGACAAATGACCCACCAGGAGTGGGTAATGCGCCACGTTGTTTCAGGAACGTCTGGCTAACCCCATCGCCGGCGCAGCTTTTCAAAAAATTCCTCGCCGTCGATGGGTTTCACCCTGCCGCTTTTGAGGTCGTCGTAGCGGCTGTCGAACGTTCCGCGGATCTGACGCACGCCGTCAAAATAGTCCGCGACCACATCCTCAAGCAGGTCGTCGGTTCCGTGCTCGTATTCATCCTTATGAGCTGTCCGTGATCGCCGCCGGCCGGCAATAACGCCGTCAACGCATCGCGCGCATCCAAACCGGCGACGTCCGCGTTTGACCTGTACGCCTGGTTCTCATACAACCCGCTAACCCATGAAGATCTGGATCAACCGTGCCGGCCAAAACCTTGGAACGTTTGCGTTAGAGGAAGTGCAGCGCGGCCTGGACCAGGGACAATTCGTGCCGACGGACCTGGGCTGGCATGAGGGCATGGAGACCTGGAAACCGCTTGCGGAGTTTCCAGATCTGCGAATGCCGCCGTCTGAACCGCCGCCGCCACCCGTTGCCGTGCCGGCCGGCGTCCAACCGGTCCCGGCCGGCAGCGGGCCCCGGCCGGCTTGGGAACGACGGCATGAGGTCGGGGTGGTACGCGCCTATTTTCTTACCATCCGCGAGGTGCTGTTTGAGTCGGGCATCACCTTTGCGAATTTTAATCCGAACGCAAATCTCCTGGAGCCGACGTGGTTTTTTCTGATAACCATCGCGATCCAAGCGGTGTTCGCCTTCGGGTTTCAGTTGTTGACGCTACCGCACAACCGGGCGGCACTCGACGTGCAAAGGCAGCTGAACCTGAGTCTGCTCGGCTTCCTCCTGCTGTTGCCTTTGCTGCTGGTCTTCGGCGTCCTGGTTACGCTGGTCGCCAACTTTGTCCTGGCCGGGCTTTACCATGCGGTGCTTAAGCTGCTCGGAGGCACCAGCCTTACTTACCGGGCCACTTACCGGGTGGTGACCTATTCGCACGCAGCCCAGATTTTCGGGGTGGTGCCTTGCCTCGGACCGATCGTGGCGATCGTCATGTTCCTGGTGGCCGCGAGCACCGGATTGCAGCGGGTTCATCAAACCCAGTACTGGAAAGCCGTGGTGGCGCTGGTTGTGCCGTACCTGCTTTGTTTCGGGCTGTTGCTGCTGATCTTCTCCGTGGTCGTCTCGGTCCTGGCAAACGCAGGCCATCAGCCGAATCCGTGAAGCACGGGGCGCTCATACGGATTGCGAATCGAACGGACCGTTTACAGGTTGCCGGGGGAACCGCTTTTTTGATGCGCATGGGGTTTCGTGGCCACACCAGGCGATCGCAGAGCTCCGCTTTTCAGCCGTGTGCGGCTGGACGGCGCCGCCCCATGCGCCTGCTGCTGCGACCGTTGGCACCCGGCGAGTTCGACCTTGACGCAGCGCTGTTTGCCGGCTCCCTCAGCTTCGCCACCGCCGTCCTGGTCTGGCATGGAGCCGGGCTCCCTTGGCCCCGGTGCTGGTGCCGGACCTGGACCGGGCTGCCTTGCCCTTTCTGCGGCGCAACCCATGCCGGCCTGGTCTTGCTGCACGGTGATGTCCTGGCTGCGATCCGGATCAACCCGCTGGTATCATTCGTCTACGCAGCCATCGGGCTTTATGACGTTTACGCCGCGTTGATCCTGGCAGCCGGTCACCGGCGGCTCCGACTGGATGGACTCAGCCAGCAGCGTGAAAAAGTCCTGCTGCTCGCCGGATTGCTCCTGGTGATGGTAAACTGGGCGTACCTGCTCCTCCGGGGCTGGCGTTGAGGCTATGGCCTGAACTTCAAACGTCGGGCTGACTTGCTCCTGGCTTGCGCAATACAGGTTCAGACAACCGAGGTCGGCCGCATGCATGGCTGCCAAGGCCAGTTCCGGCCGGTTGCAGTCGCGGCTCAGATGGCCGAGAACCACCCGCTGGAGCCGGTCTCCGGCCAACGACGCCACCACCTTGGCTGCCGCGACGTTCGAGAGGTGGCCATGCCGGGAAAGGATCCGCTGTTTTACCGACCAGGGCCGTTTGGCGTCGGCTTGCAGCATCTGCTCGTCGTGGTTAGTTTCGATTACGAGAAGGTCTACCTTGCGCAACCGCTGCAAAGCGAGTTTCGGCGCGTACCCCAGGTCAGTAAGAAACCCGATCGAACCGGCCGGATGGCATAAAACAAAGGCGACCGGGTCAACGGCGTCATGCGGCACATAAAACGATGAAATCTCGAGGTCGCAGATGCGTACCGGGCTGCCGGTCTCAAAAATGTTCCATGCTGCCTGCCTGGCCCATTCACCCTCGTGGAGGGCCTCGGCGGTGAGGCGATTGCAATAGATCGGGACCTTGTGCCGCCGCGAAAATACCTCGAGCCCGGTTACATGATCCCCGTGTTCGTGCGTGATGAAAACGGCGTCCAGACTTGACGGATCAACCCCGACGCGCTGAAGCCGTTGGCTGACTTGCCGGGCGCTGAACCCGCAGTCGATCAGGATCCGGCACTCATCCGTCGTGACCAGCGAACAGTTTCCACCACTGCCACTGCCGAGTACGGTTAAGCTGAGCACTTCCGTAGTTATACCCCGGCCGGCTTGTCTGCCAAGGTGGAACGTCGTCAATTCTGCAATCGTCCTGGAAGAAACGCCGTCTGCGGCGGCCACGGCCGGAAGACCGAAGCAAAGAGGGGCGATTCATAAGCTCCATACTATCAGAATCTTACAATATCCGTGACCACGGTTCCAAACCCGTCAACACCGGAAAAAAGCTTGCAGAATGCCACCTGTATCCGGACAGTGCGGGTTTCTTCCAGGTATGACCAGGTACGTTACTTACTTGATATTGGGACCGCCGGGCAGCGGCAAGGGCACGCAAGGTAGGGTACTCGGAACCGTACCGCGCTTTGTTCATTTTGCCTGCGGTGACGTTTTCCGGTCGCTCGATACGCGCACACCCATGGGCCAGCGATTCATCGAGTATTCCAGTAAAGGCCTGCTGGTGCCGGACGATCTGACCGTCGAGTTATGGCGCCACTCCATCGAAGCGCAGGTGGTCACCGCCAAGTTTAAGCCGGACATCGATGCCTTGGTGCTGGACGGCATCCCGCGAAACCCCAATCAGGCGCGCCTGATGGGAGAGATGATCGATGTCCGCCAGGTTTTCCACCTTTCCTGCCCGAATCGGGACGAATTGGTCAGGCGTTTGCGCAAGCGCGCGTTGAAAGATAATCGCTTGGATGACGCTAATGAAACCGTGATTCGCCAGCGTTTGGAGACCTACGACCGCGAAACGAAACCGGTGCTCGACTATTACCGGGATATCGTGAAGCGGATCGATGCGCTCCAACCTCCCATCAAGGTCTTGCATGACATCATCGCGAGCATCTGGAAGGGCCGGAATGGTACGCTGACCTTCCACGACTGAAATGCCGAAAAAATGCCACAAATGCCACGAGCGGAAAAATGCCACAAATGAGAGGAATCGGCGTCCAGGCCGGTGGAAGATGGCCCTGATCTCTCTTTGTTTGCGGCATTCGTGGCATTTTACGGCTTGTGGCATTTCAAATTATGAGCACGTCGGATGAACAGCCGGCTGAGGCCGGCCCGGAGCTCCGGTTCGAACCGGAAGAGGCCTACAGTCTGGAGGTGATCGAAAAAATCACCATGGTTCCCCGCCGGACGATCCTTGTTTATCACCGGCATGGGTTGATTCGATCAAGCACGAGCCGGGATGAGGGCGAGCACCTTTTCGACGATGAGACCGTGCGGGCGTTGCGGCGGATGGAGAGCCTGCGCCGGCGATGCAGGGTGAATCTGGCCGGCCTCAAGCTGATCATGAATCTTATGCGGGAAGTCGACGAGTTAAGGGCGGAGCTGCGTTTCCGGCGCCAGTAATACCACCCGGACAGTTATCTCCGTAGAATTTCGGCTCAGGGGGGGTGTCGCCGCCGGAGGATGCTCCGTCGCTGGTTGAATCGGTCTTAGGCCCAACGAGCCGGTAGACGGTTTGATGGCCCGTTGGGCCTGATCGTTTATACGGTCTGGTAGGTTTAACGCCGGCAGGGCGCCCGGGAAGGAAGACAAAATTTTTACCTCCGTGGCCCTCGAAACGGTATAAAGAGAAGAACGGACGCTTGGCGCGTGCTGGGTCTTGCTTGACGTTGGCAGAATCGCGGGTCAGGTCGAGGGATGACAAAACCGCGTGTGGCCTTCATGGGCACCGGCGAGATCGGGTTGCCGGTTTTACGTTGGTTGCGGCAGGCTCCGTCGGTTGAGTTGGTGGCGCTGGTGACCCAGCCTGACCGGCCAGTCGGCCGGTCCCAGGTGCTGACGCCGCCAGGGCCGAAAAAGGAGGTGAGTGGTTCCGGGGTAAGGGTGTTCCAGCCGGAGCGGCTGCGCCGTTCGCCGGCGGTTGACGAGCTGAGGCAACTCCGGCCCGACCTCATCGTGGTAATGGCATACGGGCAGATCCTGCCCAAGGCGGTGCTTGAGCTGCCGTCCCTTGCCTGCCTGAATCTGCACGCGTCACTATTGCCGAAGCATCGGGGGGCGGCACCGATCCAGGCGGCATTGTTAGCGGGTGACCGCGAGACCGGGATCACCGTCATGCACATGGCGGAAAGTCTGGATACCGGCGATATCGTATTGGAAAAAAAATTCCGGATTCGGCGGCGCGACACGGGCGCGGACGTGCATGACCGGCTGGCCGACCTGGCGCCGGTAGCGCTGGCAGAAGCGCTCGAGCTTTTGCTGGCGGGCAAAGCGCCTCGTGTGCCTCAGGTGGAGGAGGAGGCGACTTATGCGGCAAAGCTCGACCGCGATTCCGGCCGGATTGACTGGCAGCAGGACTGCTGGTGCCTCGATCGTCTTGTTCGGGCGATGTACTCATGGCCCGGGGCGTATACCGAGATACAGCTGCCGGGCGATGGGAACGGCCCGCGCCGTCTGAAAGTGCAGCGGGCGTTGCCGGTTCATCGCCGGAAAGGGTCGCCGGGAACGGTTCTCGGGGTCAGCCCGCGCGGGATCCTGGTTGCTTGCGGGGCTGGTGCGCTGCTGTTGAAGCAGGTGCAGTTGGAAGGGAAACGCCAGCTGCCGGCAGCCGAGTTTGCGCGGGGCATCCGCCTGCAGGCCGGCCAGCTCTTGGGACCGCAGCCGGGTGAGCCGGATCAAAAGAACGGATGAACCGTCGGCGCGCCGGCCCGCAGTGCGGAAGGATTTGGCTGCCGGTTGGATATCGTGAGAGAAGACCGTTCCGAACCCGGTTACGATCTTAGTCTGACGACGATACATCCGGACCGCAAACGTTTGGCATAACTGATTCAGTAACCGGGAGGTTCTGATGAGTCC
The genomic region above belongs to Verrucomicrobiota bacterium and contains:
- a CDS encoding MerR family transcriptional regulator; this translates as MSTSDEQPAEAGPELRFEPEEAYSLEVIEKITMVPRRTILVYHRHGLIRSSTSRDEGEHLFDDETVRALRRMESLRRRCRVNLAGLKLIMNLMREVDELRAELRFRRQ
- a CDS encoding lipocalin-like domain-containing protein encodes the protein MNRIISAVVTASALIFGVFLPRGEAVAQTAKDLVGTWTLVSITREQDGKKTDFFGPNPQGQAIFEPNGRFSIMFIRSDVPKFASNNREAGTPEENKAATQGSLAYFGTYSVSEADHTLNSHLEGSTFPNWRGADQKRVLKISGDELTLINPRSSATGSATSVWKRAK
- a CDS encoding methionyl-tRNA formyltransferase, which gives rise to MTKPRVAFMGTGEIGLPVLRWLRQAPSVELVALVTQPDRPVGRSQVLTPPGPKKEVSGSGVRVFQPERLRRSPAVDELRQLRPDLIVVMAYGQILPKAVLELPSLACLNLHASLLPKHRGAAPIQAALLAGDRETGITVMHMAESLDTGDIVLEKKFRIRRRDTGADVHDRLADLAPVALAEALELLLAGKAPRVPQVEEEATYAAKLDRDSGRIDWQQDCWCLDRLVRAMYSWPGAYTEIQLPGDGNGPRRLKVQRALPVHRRKGSPGTVLGVSPRGILVACGAGALLLKQVQLEGKRQLPAAEFARGIRLQAGQLLGPQPGEPDQKNG
- a CDS encoding MBL fold metallo-hydrolase: MAAADGVSSRTIAELTTFHLGRQAGRGITTEVLSLTVLGSGSGGNCSLVTTDECRILIDCGFSARQVSQRLQRVGVDPSSLDAVFITHEHGDHVTGLEVFSRRHKVPIYCNRLTAEALHEGEWARQAAWNIFETGSPVRICDLEISSFYVPHDAVDPVAFVLCHPAGSIGFLTDLGYAPKLALQRLRKVDLLVIETNHDEQMLQADAKRPWSVKQRILSRHGHLSNVAAAKVVASLAGDRLQRVVLGHLSRDCNRPELALAAMHAADLGCLNLYCASQEQVSPTFEVQAIASTPAPEEQVRPVYHHQEQSGEQQDFFTLLAESIQSEPPVTGCQDQRGVNVIKPDGCVDE
- a CDS encoding YIP1 family protein; translated protein: MKIWINRAGQNLGTFALEEVQRGLDQGQFVPTDLGWHEGMETWKPLAEFPDLRMPPSEPPPPPVAVPAGVQPVPAGSGPRPAWERRHEVGVVRAYFLTIREVLFESGITFANFNPNANLLEPTWFFLITIAIQAVFAFGFQLLTLPHNRAALDVQRQLNLSLLGFLLLLPLLLVFGVLVTLVANFVLAGLYHAVLKLLGGTSLTYRATYRVVTYSHAAQIFGVVPCLGPIVAIVMFLVAASTGLQRVHQTQYWKAVVALVVPYLLCFGLLLLIFSVVVSVLANAGHQPNP
- a CDS encoding nucleoside monophosphate kinase encodes the protein MTRYVTYLILGPPGSGKGTQGRVLGTVPRFVHFACGDVFRSLDTRTPMGQRFIEYSSKGLLVPDDLTVELWRHSIEAQVVTAKFKPDIDALVLDGIPRNPNQARLMGEMIDVRQVFHLSCPNRDELVRRLRKRALKDNRLDDANETVIRQRLETYDRETKPVLDYYRDIVKRIDALQPPIKVLHDIIASIWKGRNGTLTFHD